From a region of the Castanea sativa cultivar Marrone di Chiusa Pesio chromosome 10, ASM4071231v1 genome:
- the LOC142611661 gene encoding Golgi apparatus membrane protein-like protein ECHIDNA, with the protein MDLNQAVGENYANPKTCFFHVLFKAAALAFYILSTLFFDSFVIIFVVTVILAALDFWVVKNVSGRILVGLRWWNEIDEKGESLWKFESLDQQSLSRMNKKDSWLFWWTLYISAVAWIILGIFSVIRFEPDYLLITGVCLSLGIANIVGFTKCRKDAKKQIQTFASQTIATRLSSTIQSAFSVV; encoded by the exons ATGGATTTAAACCAG GCTGTGGGGGAGAACTATGCCAACCCAAAGACATGCTTCTTTCACGTGCTTTTCAAa GCTGCTGCTTTGGCTTTCTACATTCTCTCCACTCTCTTCTTTGATAGCTTTGTTATAATCTTTGTGGTCACTGTAATTCTTGCCGCTCTTGATTTTTGGGTAGTCAAGAACGTCAGTGGCCGGATCTTGGTTGGGCTTAGATGGTGGAATGAAATAGATGAGAAGGGTGAGAGCCTGTGGAAATTTGAGAGCCTTGACCAACAG TCGTTGTCTCGGATGAACAAAAAGGACTCATGGCTATTTTGGTGGACATTGTACATTAGt GCAGTTGCTTGGATCATCCTAGGAATATTTTCAGTCATCAGGTTCGAACCTGATTACCTCCTCATTACAGGGGTTTGTTTGAGCCTCGGTATTGCAAACATTGTTGGATTCACTAAATGCCGCAAAG ATGCCAAGAAGCAGATTCAAACATTTGCCTCCCAGACTATTGCAACTCGTCTCTCATCTACAATTCAGTCAGCATTTAGTGTGGTATAA
- the LOC142612114 gene encoding uncharacterized protein LOC142612114, with amino-acid sequence MSGDASTRNQNLHCHYHQDKGHTTEDCRTLRDHLNHLIKAGKINHLLVNQDGKGGQQGTRKYWGQAPQPSLGTINVILAQPRGEFGTLSWVMTIQNSCGNDVMDESNQVDKRMKFSGTPVLGFFDKDKEGTYQPHDDALVVTVRIRGYDVRRVLVDDGSGAEIMYPDLFKGLKLKDKDLEKYDYPLVGFDGKMVIPRGMIKLLVQAEGFEVQVNFIVVMAYSPYTAILARPWLHAMEAVSSTVHVMVKYPIRGNVGEAAREVGLDEDEGSAEQLDRVIIGVDKEKYFQVGSKLPIQEIEELVQFLRDNIDVFAWTTYDVPGINPEVICHHLNINPHATPRQQPPRRASQEHAEAVKEEVGKLKQAGAIKEIFYPEWLANTVVVKKKNGKWRVCVDFTDLNKACPKDPFPIPRIDQLMDATVGHPRMSFLDAFQGYHQIPLSSNDQEKTAFRAPNGNYHYRVMPFGLKNAGSTYQQMVTRMFDAQLGRNMEAYIDDMVIKSKRTEDHLTDLQETFSVLRKYKLRLNASKCSFGVGSGKFLGYIITHRGIEVNPDQIKAVLGLHSPRNPKEVQKLVGMIAALNRFISWSADRCRPFYRLLHKWKDFRWTDECNLAFEDLKQYLSRPPILSRPEKEEVLYAYLAVTNHSVSLVLIRNDDGVQKPIYYINKSLQEVEQRYLLLEKALLAVVHATRKLPHYFQAHTVVILTQLPLQAIMRKSDYTAIKGQILADFVAEFTEGQVNHENTMMTVMSIGMENVTPWEVYTDGASNRKGAGVGVVLISPEKLVIEKSLRLRFSATNNEAEYEALLVGAQMVKHLGGKVVRLFCDSRLVVGQVNGEFEAKDERMKSYLKRVQGVLGLFESFKIQQVPRGHNTHADSLAMLATSLGSKLPRMVMVEDLLTSSLTSISAVRVHSIHVGPSWMDPIIAFLQHGILPEDGTMAEKVRRSAPRYWLSEEQKLYRRSYAGPYLLCVHSEAVEPLLEELHEEGLGAEMGTAGSLIGVGGTGAKRNAGG; translated from the exons atgagtggagatgcatctacgagaaatcaaaacctccaCTGCCATTACCACCAGGATAAGGGACACACCACGGAGGATTGCCGGACATTGCGCGATCATCTGAATCACTTGATTAAGGCTGGAAAGATCAATCATTTATTGGTTAATCAGGACGGGAAAGGGGGCCAGCAAGGCACTCGGAAATATTGGGGTCAGGCCCCTCAGCCATCGCTAGGCACTATTAACGTCATCTTGGCTCAGCCGAGAGGGGAGTTTGGGACACTTTCTTGGGTCATGACTATTCAAAACAGTTGTGGGAATGACGTCATGGACGAAAGTAATCAAGTCGATAAAAGAATGAAGTTCTCGGGGACGCCGGTATTGGGGTTTTTCGATAAGGACAAAGAGGGCACAtatcaaccccatgatgacgccttGGTGGTGACGGTTCGTATTAGAGGATATGATGTAAGGcgagtcttggtggatgatggaagcGGTGCAGAGATCATGTATCCTGATTTGTTTAAGGGTTTGAAGTTGAAAGATAAAGATTTGGAAAAGTATGATTATCCGTTGGTCGGTTTTGATGGGAAGATGGTAATCCCACGAGGAATGATTAAGTTACTTGTACAGGCGGAGGGTTTCGAAGTACAGGTGaacttcatagttgttatggcaTACTCCCCGTACACGGCCATTTTGGCTAGACCATGGCTGCATGCAATGGAGGCAGTTTCATCTACTGTACATGTGATGGTGAAGTATCCTATACGAGGAAATGTGGGA gaggcTGCTCGGGAAGTCGGCCTAGATGAGGATGAAGGCTCTGCCGAGCAGCTAGACAGGGTAATTATTGGGgtagataaagaaaaatatttccaaGTCGGGTCCAAGCTGCCGATACAGGAAATAGAGGAGTTGGTTCAATTCTTGCgggataatattgatgtttttgcatggacgacttATGACGTACCAGGAATTAATCCAGAAGTTATTTGCCACCATTTGAATATTAACCCCCATGCGACGCCTAGACAGCAACCTCCTCGGCGAGCATCTCAAGAGCACGCAGAGGCAGTTAAAGAGGAGGTTGGTAAGCTAAAGCAAGCTGGTGCGATCAAGGAGATCTTCTATCCTGAGTGGCTGGCCAATACTGtcgtggtaaaaaagaagaatgggaaatggagagtctGTGTTGACTTTACAGACTTGAATaaggcatgtcccaaggatccCTTCCCTATACCCAGAATTGATCAATTGATGGATGCAACTGTGGGGCACCCCCgaatgagcttcttggatgcATTCCAAGGGTATCATCAGATCCCTTTATCATcgaatgatcaggagaagacggcTTTTCGTGCCCCTAATGGTAACTACCATTACcgagtgatgccctttggtctaaagAATGCAGGATCCACTTATCAACAGATGGTTACCAGAATGTTTGATGCGCAGTTGGGGCGTAATATGGAAGCTTATATCGATGACATGGTAATTAAAAGTAAGAGGACAGAAGACCATTTGACAGATTTACAGGAGACCTTctcggtgttaagaaagtataagttACGCTTGAATGCATCAAAGTGTTCCTTTGGAGTGGGCTCGGGAAAGTTTTTAGGGTACATAATTACccatcggggaattgaagttaatcccgACCAGATTAAGGCTGTCTTAGGCTTGCATTCTCCTCGTAATCCGAAAGAAGTGCAGAAGTTGGTTGGTATGATTGCAGCAttgaacaggttcatatctTGGTCCGCAGACAGGTGCCGCCCATTTTATCGCCttttgcacaagtggaaagatTTTCGGTGGACTGATGAATGCAACTTGGCTTTCGAGGACTTAAAGCAATACTTATCTAGACCACCAATATTATCAAGACCCGAGAAGGAAGAAGTGTTATATGCTTACCTAGCCGTCACAAATCATTCCGTAAGTCTTGTCTTAATACGGAATGATGATGGGGTCCAGAAACCAATATATTATATCAACAAGTCTTTACAGGAAGTAGAACAGCGATATCTACtgttggaaaaagcgcttctagcTGTGGTGCATGCAACAAGGAAATTgccccattacttccaagctcacaccgTAGTAATACTCACTCAATTGCCTCTGCAAGCTATCATGAGGAAGTCGGATTACACGG CTATCAAAGGGCAAATCCTTGCCGACTTCGTGGCCGAGTTCACGGAAGGTCAGGTTAACCACGAAAATACCATGATGACAGTAATGTCCATTGGAATGGAAAACGTCACTCCTTGGGAAGTCTACACGGATGGGGCATCAAATCGAAAAGGAGCTGGGGTTGGTGTCGTGCTAATATCTCCCGAAAAACTAGTcattgaaaaatcattgaggTTGAGATTCtcagccactaataatgaggccgagtacgaggctctcTTGGTGGGCGCCCAAATGGTTAAACACTTGGGAGGAAAGGTAGTAAGGTTGTTTTGCGATTCTCGATTAGTGGTAGGGCAAGTTAATGGAGAATTTGAGGCAAAAGATGAACGAATGAAAAGCTATCTTAAACGAGTCCAAGGGGTGTTAGGTTTGTTTGAGAGTTTCAAGATACAACAAGTCCCAAGGGGACATAACACTCATGCTGATTCATTAGCGATGTTAGCCACTTCACTGGGTTCGAAGTTACCGCGTATGGTCATGGTGGAGGATTTACTGACCTCTAGCTTGACCAGCATCTCGGCAGTACGGGTTCACAGCATTCATGTAGGCCCaagctggatggacccaattATAGCTTTCTTGCAGCACGGAATATTACCTGAAGATGGAACAATGGCCGAGAAGGTACGAAGAAGCGCTCCCCGTTACTGGCTATCAGAGGAGCAAAAACTTTATAGGCGTTCCTATGCGGGGCCGTACCTGCTTTGCGTACATTCTGAAGCCGTGGAACCTTtgctggaagaattgcatgaag AAGGATTAGGAGCAGAGATGGGCACTGCAGGATCACTTATCGGCGTTGGGGGAACGGGAGCTAAGCGCAATGCTGGGGGATAG